Proteins co-encoded in one Paraburkholderia edwinii genomic window:
- a CDS encoding sugar ABC transporter permease, with amino-acid sequence MTPEISSVENRAPGRASIASGQRVKQLFARYKLLALLLAVAVIWTFFSFLTDGAFVTPRNLSNLLRQMSITGMLACGMVFVIIAGEIDLSVGSLLGLLGGLAAILDVKFHWPLAATLPVVMLAGVAVGVFNGWWSTYLRVPSFIVGLGGMLAYRGVLLGITGGSTIAPASDALVFVGQGYLPRIAGNVLAVVLFALLAVLTVRQRRSRQHYNLPVVPLWQDGVKIVAAGLLVLAFVATLNRYGGIPVPVLVLLALLGIFTYVATQTVFGRRIYAVGSNLEATRLSGVNTNRVKLAIFALMGLMCAFGGLVETARLAAGSPSAGTTGELDAIAACFIGGTSMRGGSGTVYGALIGALVMASLDNGMSMLDVDSYWQMIVKGGILVLAVWVDVISGSNQR; translated from the coding sequence ATGACACCTGAAATCAGTTCCGTCGAAAACCGCGCGCCCGGGCGCGCATCGATCGCATCGGGCCAGCGCGTCAAGCAACTGTTCGCGCGTTACAAGCTGCTCGCGCTGCTGCTTGCGGTCGCGGTGATCTGGACGTTCTTTTCGTTCCTCACCGACGGCGCGTTCGTCACGCCGCGCAACCTGTCGAACCTGCTGCGGCAGATGTCGATCACGGGGATGCTCGCGTGCGGCATGGTATTTGTCATTATCGCCGGCGAAATCGATCTGTCGGTGGGTTCGCTGCTCGGCTTGCTCGGCGGCCTCGCGGCGATTCTCGACGTCAAGTTCCACTGGCCGCTCGCGGCCACGCTGCCGGTCGTGATGCTCGCGGGCGTCGCGGTCGGCGTGTTCAACGGCTGGTGGTCCACCTATTTGCGCGTGCCGTCGTTTATCGTCGGCCTCGGCGGCATGCTCGCCTATCGCGGTGTGCTGCTCGGCATCACGGGCGGCTCGACGATCGCGCCCGCCTCAGATGCGCTCGTGTTCGTCGGGCAAGGCTATCTGCCGCGTATCGCGGGCAATGTGCTGGCGGTCGTGCTGTTCGCGCTGCTCGCCGTGCTGACCGTGCGGCAGCGCAGGAGCCGTCAGCACTACAACCTGCCCGTTGTGCCGCTGTGGCAGGACGGCGTGAAGATTGTGGCGGCCGGGCTGCTCGTGCTCGCGTTCGTCGCCACGCTGAACCGCTACGGCGGCATTCCGGTGCCGGTGCTCGTGTTGCTCGCGCTGCTCGGCATCTTCACCTATGTCGCGACGCAGACCGTGTTCGGCCGCCGTATCTACGCGGTCGGCTCGAACCTCGAAGCGACGCGCCTGTCGGGTGTCAACACGAACCGCGTGAAGCTCGCGATCTTCGCGCTGATGGGGCTGATGTGCGCGTTCGGCGGCCTTGTCGAAACCGCGCGGCTCGCGGCGGGCTCGCCGTCGGCGGGCACGACCGGCGAACTCGACGCGATCGCCGCGTGCTTTATCGGCGGCACCTCGATGCGCGGCGGCTCGGGCACGGTCTACGGCGCGCTGATCGGCGCGCTCGTGATGGCGAGCCTCGACAACGGCATGTCGATGCTCGACGTCGACTCATACTGGCAGATGATCGTGAAGGGCGGCATTCTCGTGCTGGCCGTCTGGGTTGATGTGATCTCGGGGTCGAACCAGCGGTAA